ATTCTCCCGGTGCATATTCGTAGATATAGTCGCCAAGGTGTACTACTACATCAGCTTCAGATTTGGCAACGGCTCCGTATACGTTGAAAAGTCCCGCAGGAAAATTCGAACATGATACCACCGCCATTTTCACTTCATTGACGGAATCTGCCTTAGAAGGTAAGGTAATCGTTTCCCCTGTTACACTGACTTCCTTTGTTTTAAGGTTATAAAATCTATAGTAATATTTCGTATTGGATGGAATATTTTGTACATCTACCGCTACAGTAAAGTCATTAATGGTTGCAGCACTAGCTTTTCCACTTCTTAAAACCTCAGAAAAATTGCTGTTTTTGCTTATTTCCCATGTAATTTCAGCATCTACTCCTCCAGAATATCTTGTCCATATAATAACTCCTGTTGCGGTAGGATCAAAACTGGCTACTCCGGTATCAAAACCTGAATTTTTAAGATCATTAGGAACCGTTCCGCCTTCGGTAAAGTCTTGATCGCTGCAACTTTCAATGAGAGGAGCAATAAAGATTCCTCCAGCTGCTAATAGTGAATTCTTAAGAAACCTTCTTCTGTTAAGCAGATTGTTATTTTCCATCATTACTTTTTTCTGCAAAGCAACGGGATCTGAGGAAGAAGGCTGTTAACTGAGTTTTAATTATTCTTTATGGTTTTTTTAAACGTATGTTTAACATAGTATTTTTTAAAATAGTATCAGCATACTGTTCATTTTTTATTCTAATTCAAATCTTTATAATTCTTTTCAAGATTATGAAGAATCAATTCTTATAAGAATATAAAAAAACCACTCACATTATGTAAGTGGTTGATTTTATTGTGGTCCCACCTGGGCTCGAACCAGGGACCACCTGATTATGAGTCAGGTGCTCTAACCAACTGAGCTATAGGACCTCAAAACTTGGTTAAATTTTGTGTTTGCAAAAATAGTAAAATTTCTTTCACTACAAAATTTTTTATTGCTTTTCTTGGCAAAGTTCTACCAGCACACCATTTGTTGATTTAGGATGAAGGAATACAACTAATTTGTTATCAGCACCTTCTTTGGGTTCTTCAGAGATAAATTGAAATCCTTCTTTTTTTAATCTTTTTACTTCGTCCAGGATATTTTCAACCCCAAATGCCAGATGATGGATGCCTTCACCTTTTTTTTCGATAAATTTTGAGATTGGACTTTCGGGATTACTGGCTTCCAAAAGTTCGATTTTACTTTCTCCTGTTCCGTAGAAAGAAGTCACCACTCCTTCTCTTTCCACTGTTTCTTGTTTGTAGGATTCTTTTCCTAATAGTTTAGCAAAAAGCTCGTCAGAAACTCCTAAAGACTTTACGGCAATACCGATATGTTCTAGCTTCATAAATACTAATAAATATAATTAATTCGTAAATTTGATACGATCGCTGAATTTCAAAGTATCAATTCAAACAAAAGTAGTAAATTTGCATAAATTATGGAAAGTAACAGACAAAGAAAAGTAGCACAGATTATTCAGGAGGACTTCGCAGAACTTTTCCGCAAGCAGGCTGCTGACAGCAAACAAAGTATATTGGTATCCGTTTCAGATGTAAAAGTAACGGCGGATTTAGGTATTGCAAAAATTTATTTAAGTATTTTCCCTCAAGAACACCGTACAGCGGTAATGAAGGAAATTGAAGAAAACAAACCTCAATACAGAAACTTTATCGGCCAGAAAATGGCAAAACAGGTACGTATCATTCCACAGCTTAACTTTTACTTAGATACTGCTCTTGATGATGTTGAAAAGCTGGAAAGAGAATTAAGAGGCGAAGGCGACAATCCTGTTTTATAGATCTTGAAGAATATTGCATTTTACATAGCATCCAGATACCTTTTGGCTAAAAAAGGCAGTACCGCTGTTACCTTTATTACGTGGCTTTCAGTAGGTGCCATGACGGTTGCTGTGGCTGCAATGTTCGTTATTATTTCAGTTTTCTCAGGGCTTGAAAATCTGAACAAAGACTTAATCTCCAATCTTCATGCTGACCTGACTTTAAAAAGTATATCAGGTAAAACCATTAAAAACCTGGATGAGGTTAATAAAATTTTAAACAGTAATAAAGAGATTGCTAACTACTCCCGTGTTATTGAGGAAAAGGTATATATCAGCTTTAACGGAAAAGGTGACATTGCCTATTTACGAGGTGTTGACTCTGCCTATACAAAAGTAAATCCTATCAATAAGGAAGTATTTTATGGAACTTATCCAAGTTTCAAATACTCTAATGAGGTATTGATGGAAAACAGTCTGGATAACCGATTGTCAATTCCGGTAGATTCTTCCAATCATTATGCAACGGTATTTATGCCCAAGCCAGGAACAGGGATCATCAGTAAAGAAGAAGATATTTACAATAAAAGAGATATTTCAGTAACCGGAGTTTTCCCAGGAAAGGATCAACTGGACAGTTATATTATCTCCCCTATCGAACTTACCGAGGAATTATTAAGCCTTCCAAAACATTCAGCTTACCAGATTGTTATTAAATTAAGAAATCCGGAAAACGCTGATGCTGTGAAACAAAATCTACTTTCTTCTGTTGGCAAAAACATTGAAATAAAAACAAAAGAAGAGGAAAATGCAGCTTTCTGGAAGATGATTAATACTGAAAAGCTA
This Chryseobacterium sp. G0162 DNA region includes the following protein-coding sequences:
- the mce gene encoding methylmalonyl-CoA epimerase, with the protein product MKLEHIGIAVKSLGVSDELFAKLLGKESYKQETVEREGVVTSFYGTGESKIELLEASNPESPISKFIEKKGEGIHHLAFGVENILDEVKRLKKEGFQFISEEPKEGADNKLVVFLHPKSTNGVLVELCQEKQ
- the rbfA gene encoding 30S ribosome-binding factor RbfA; the encoded protein is MESNRQRKVAQIIQEDFAELFRKQAADSKQSILVSVSDVKVTADLGIAKIYLSIFPQEHRTAVMKEIEENKPQYRNFIGQKMAKQVRIIPQLNFYLDTALDDVEKLERELRGEGDNPVL
- a CDS encoding ABC transporter permease, with translation MKNIAFYIASRYLLAKKGSTAVTFITWLSVGAMTVAVAAMFVIISVFSGLENLNKDLISNLHADLTLKSISGKTIKNLDEVNKILNSNKEIANYSRVIEEKVYISFNGKGDIAYLRGVDSAYTKVNPINKEVFYGTYPSFKYSNEVLMENSLDNRLSIPVDSSNHYATVFMPKPGTGIISKEEDIYNKRDISVTGVFPGKDQLDSYIISPIELTEELLSLPKHSAYQIVIKLRNPENADAVKQNLLSSVGKNIEIKTKEEENAAFWKMINTEKLFIYLIFALVIFITTFNLAGAIIILQLDKKEQAKSLISLGFPLSHLRMTYFYTGLLIVISGVITGLICGTALCYFQLYTEFFRANDVLPFPVKIVGKNYFIVALTASVFGITISWFFSKISKEYITKN